CAATCAGATAAGAAAACAGTTTTCTTCGCCTTAGGCTTTCTATTACCTCTTTTATAATCACTATCCTCTCACCCTTTCTTCAGTCTCTGTCTGATCGACTTCCTGAATGACAACCACATGGAGATTCCAGCAGACAACAGGATGAGCCCGTAGCCGACAATCAGATGGAGGGTGTGCATCATCCCGGCTTGTGGGTTCTGGAGATATCGTGGAAGCCACCAATAGCTCAATAGACCAACCAAGAGATAGCATCCTGATGCAATCAGAACAAGCGTAATCGCATAGCGTTGATAAGCTCGCCCAATAGGAATCCCCAGCTGCCATAGGATACGGATTTCCGTGCTTTTCTTCCCCAGCCAATACTGGGTGAACAGCAGGGTCAAACTGACTAGTATCAAAAGTAGAAGCAAGAAAATCACCAATTGATATACATCCATACTTAAAAATCGCTGAACACCAAGATCCCCTCGATCAATGACATTCACCGATACCTCGCTATCTCTGAACTGCAACAAGCCATTGCTGATGGGGTTACTTCCTATATTCATCACATAAGCGTTGGATTCTACAGGCTTTCCTTGTTCGATAGCATCTAAATTGAATAGAATCGTGTCATTGATTTTGGATGCATACGAGGTGCCCATCGTTCCGATGATTTGATATTTGATACCTTGTAAGACATAATATTCCTTTCCATTCTGTTGAACATATCCATTCTGTCCATCCTTTGCTTCTGATTTGTCCACGCTTTTACCAATTACAGCTAGTTTTTTGTCTCGATAAAAGTCGTTCTCTTGAAAAAACCTTCCTGAAATTATAGGGGGGATGTAAGTAGATTTATGAAAGTATATTCCTCTCAAATCGTAGTCTTTCCCTTTACCTTGCATCTTTCCAAGTTCGTTAAAGGTGGTAAAAGACTTAGCTGTATTCAGATGCCTCCAGTCGATAGACTGATCATGATCGTTAATCGTAAACGATAACGGATTCGGATCATACAAACCTCTGGTATGTCTCTGTAATTCTTGCTGCTTGATTTGATAAAAACTAGCGGAAACCACAATCACACTGAGTAACAGGTACAGTATCAAAAGCCAAACCGTTCCATCTTTTCGTAAGCGTGCTATTGTAAACTTACTCATTTTCCCCATATCCTTTTTTCACTAGAACG
The nucleotide sequence above comes from Desmospora profundinema. Encoded proteins:
- a CDS encoding ABC transporter permease, with product MSKFTIARLRKDGTVWLLILYLLLSVIVVSASFYQIKQQELQRHTRGLYDPNPLSFTINDHDQSIDWRHLNTAKSFTTFNELGKMQGKGKDYDLRGIYFHKSTYIPPIISGRFFQENDFYRDKKLAVIGKSVDKSEAKDGQNGYVQQNGKEYYVLQGIKYQIIGTMGTSYASKINDTILFNLDAIEQGKPVESNAYVMNIGSNPISNGLLQFRDSEVSVNVIDRGDLGVQRFLSMDVYQLVIFLLLLLILVSLTLLFTQYWLGKKSTEIRILWQLGIPIGRAYQRYAITLVLIASGCYLLVGLLSYWWLPRYLQNPQAGMMHTLHLIVGYGLILLSAGISMWLSFRKSIRQRLKKG